A window of Hippoglossus stenolepis isolate QCI-W04-F060 chromosome 16, HSTE1.2, whole genome shotgun sequence contains these coding sequences:
- the LOC118122905 gene encoding uncharacterized protein LOC118122905: MGRLDDAAKHKVVELRKAGLSFRKIKAVLELENIKVSAQAIYLFLREFQGRPPGRVRPVEGGNSTTNVAHMQARAATMQDSWSNIHLQNLLREASHHAGFTAAADFAKQISTNPQACGKPPGYGESSGGSRSEQQRVGDKEENDIQIVSVTSLAQNSQQRGPQCAVTQAVMGAVSSTPTSAGAFTRKRVTSSPATNAILAARKRLLDKALSQKMKSFHQVASLFRRDHPSVQGSNMSSAVPQLPETYDLTTEKTVMEGQSGGSGAPKRFLTQRPGVSVRSPLPPPRVGIRLPNRLGAPFTSSAPGGSIIRLQTTGGQGATHSEQNLQQAAQDAGGKGGLQDQIQTLGSEVRGLGLAVKMLVEQQCRLEREQVQQTHIQKQILSTLQSLAPKLGQCSSSQQQHNKTPSPSALPTASASTSFSQDNFSFGRGTYTQCSQTQPSYNSLESLDNVEAFKLPGLSPTSMNGFPPCSNAENLPLTHTPTQTQPYAAAYTQQTSQNLMPPYTQSYAPTFTQSHSQSFRISESKPSDFPSSCSARTLQDCSVSTQPLVNSSHAAQDQQLNIIKLEGP; the protein is encoded by the exons ATGGGCCGGCTGGATGACGCCGCCAAGCACAAAGTGGTGGAGCTGAGGAAAGCTGGTCTGAGTTTCCGTAAGATCAAAGCtgtgctggagctggagaacatCAAGGTGTCTGCCCAGGCCATCTACCTGTTCCTGAGGGAGTTCCAAGGGAGGCCCCCAGGGAGGGTCAGACCTGTGGAGGGTGGAAACAGCACAACAAATGTAGCACACATGCAAGCTCGAGCTGCGACGATGCAAGATAGCTGGAGTAACATTCATCTCCAAAACCTACTACGGGAGGCATCTCACCACGCTGGCTTCACAGCAGCTGCGGACTTTGCCAAACAAATTTCCACAAATCCACAGGCTTGTGGAAAGCCACCTGGGTATGGGGAGTCGAGCGGCGGCAGCAGGTCAGAACAGCAACGCGTGGGAGATAAGGAAGAAAATGACATCCAGATTGTTAGCGTCACCTCCCTTGCACAGAACAGCCAACAGAGAGGTCCCCAGTGCGCTGTAACACAGGCAGTGATGGGCGCTGTGTCTTCCACACCAACCAGTGCTGGAGCCTTCACGAGGAAGAGAGTCACATCTTCTCCAGCCACCAACGCAATTTTGGCAGCCCGAAAGAGGCTTTTGGATAAAGCGCTGTCACAAAAGATGAAG TCATTCCACCAGGTGGCATCGTTGTTCAGAAGAGATCACCCAAGTGTCCAGGGGTCGAATATGAGTAGTGCAGTGCCTCAGCTGCCTGAAACATATGATCTGACCACTGAAAAG ACTGTTATGGAGGGTCAGTCTGGAGGAAGTGGTGCCCCCAAGCGTTTTCTGACACAGAGACCAGGTGTGTCTGTCcgttctcctctccctcctcctcggGTTGGCATTCGTCTTCCTAATCGCCTGGGAGCACCTTTCACATCCTCAGCTCCCGGGGGTTCCATCATCCGCCTACAGACCACCGGTGGCCAAGGTGCTACTCATAGTGAGCAAAACCTACAGCAGGCAGCTCAGGACGCGGGGGGGAAAGGTGGTCTGCAGGATCAAATTCAGACTCTGGGTTCTGAGGTGCGCGGCCTGGGCCTGGCAGTGAAGATGCTCGTGGAGCAGCAGTGCCGCCTGGAGAGGGAGCAGGTGCAGCAGACCCACATTCAGAAGCAGATTCTCAGCACCCTGCAGAGCCTCGCCCCCAAACTGGGACAGTGTAGCAGTTctcaacagcagcacaacaaaacCCCATCACCCTCTGCTTTGCCAACAGCTTCTGCATCTACCTCCTTCAGCCAAGACAACTTCAGCTTTGGTCGGGGCACGTACACACAGTGCAGCCAAACCCAGCCAAGCTACAACTCTTTAGAGAGTTTAGACAATGTAGAGGCCTTTAAACTGCCAGGACTGAGCCCCACAAGTATGAATGGGTTTCCGCCATGTAGCAATGCTGAGAACCTTCCACTTACTCACACCCCCACTCAAACGCAACCATATGCAGCCGCATACACACAGCAAACCAGTCAAAATCTCATGCCCCCCTACACACAATCCTACGCCCCTACATTCACCCAGTCACATTCTCAGAGTTTCAGAATATCAGAGAGCAAGCCATCTGATTTCCCAAGCAGCTGCTCAGCGAGGACCCTCCAGGACTGCAGCGTTTCCACGCAGCCGCTGGTGAACTCAAGTCACGCTGCACAAGATCAGCAGCTCAATATTATCAAATTGGAGGGGCCGTGA
- the LOC118122907 gene encoding RNA-binding protein with serine-rich domain 1, producing the protein MAPSPTKRKDEEKTKDRGKEKSERKEGDKERGRDKVRKRRSASSGSSHRSSSASSSSSGSSSGSSSGSSSSGTSRSGSSSSRSSSSSSSGSPSPSRRRHDNRRRSRSESKTQKRGDDKERRKRSPSPKPTKLHLGRLTRNVTKDHIQEIFSTYGKIKMVDMPVDRLHPHLSRGYAYVEFETPEDTQKALKHMDGGQIDGQEISASAVLTQRVRPPPRRPSPPRRMPPPPPMWRRSPPRMRRRSRSPRRRSPARRRSRSRSPGRRRHRSRSSSNSSR; encoded by the exons AT GGCACCATCACCCACAAAGCGGAAAGATGAGGAGAAAACTAAGGACAGAGgtaaagaaaagagtgaaagaaaggaaggagacaaggagagaggACGGGACAAAGTAAGGAAACGACGCAGTGCATCGAGTGGTAGCAGCCACAG ATCGAGCTCTGCAtcaagcagcagctctggttcCAGTTCAGGCTCCTCAAGTGGGTCCAGCTCATCTGGTACCAGTCGCTCTGGTTCCTCTAGCTCTCGCTCCTCGTCTTCCAGCTCCTCTGGCTCCCCGAGCCCCAGCCGCAGACGGCACGACAACCGCCGCCGCTCACGCTCAGA gtccaaaacacaaaagagGGGCGATGataaggaaagaaggaaaagaagccCGAGCCCCAAACCAACTAAACTCCACCTGGGCCGGCTGACCAGGAATGTCACCAAG GACCACATCCAGGAGATCTTTTCCACTTAtgggaaaataaaaatggtTGACATGCCAGTGGATAGGCTCCACCCACACTTGTCCAGGGGCTACGCCTACGTGGAGTTTGAGACCCCCGAGGACACCCAAAAGGCCCTGAAACACATGGACGGAG GTCAGATTGACGGACAGGAAATCTCCGCATCTGCCGTGCTGACTCAGCGAGTCCGCCCTCCACCTCGTAGACCCTCTCCCCCTCGCAGAatgcccccaccaccacctatGTGGCGTCGCAGCCCTCCACGCATGAGGAGAAG GTCCCGCTCACCGAGGAGGCGGTCCCCAGCACGCCGCCGCTCTCGCTCCAGATCTCCTGGTCGCAGGCGCCACCGCTCCCGCTCCAGCTCTAACTCCTCGAGATAG
- the LOC118123639 gene encoding arf-GAP with dual PH domain-containing protein 1 isoform X1, with protein MASDPENNRGRMNQLLGKPGNGECVDCGAADPEWASYTLGVFVCHSCSGLHRNIAQISKVKSLLLDPWSSSEVEFMDSAGNNAAKAKYEQIVPAFFYQPKHKDCMLLREQWIRAKYERKEFLCVERQEPYSAGYREGFLWKRGRDNGQYLSRKFILSEREGVLKYFNKHDAREPKAIMKINTVNATFQPTKIGTAHGLQITYLKDNSTRNVFVYHEDGKEMVDWFNAIRAARFHYLQVAFPVAPLSVLLPKLTRNYIREGYMEKTGPKHTEGFKKRWFTLDDRRLMYFKVPLDAYARGEVFVGSKENGYSLLPELPANTQGYHWQFGITIVTPERNFLFTCETEENQKDWLVEFQRIINRPMLPQEYAVEAYFKHKP; from the exons ATGGCTTCGGATCCAGAAAATAACAGAGGGCGAATGAATCAGCTTCTGGGGAAACCTGGGAATGGAGAGTGTGTCGACTGCGGAGCTGCAG ACCCGGAGTGGGCGTCCTATACcctgggtgtgtttgtgtgtcacagctgctcaggCCTCCATAGAAACATTGCTCAGATCAGCAAGGTGAAGTCTCTCCTGCTGGATCCCTGGAGCTCCTCAGAGGTGGAG TTCATGGACTCTGCTGGTAACAACGCTGCCAAGGCCAAATATGAGCAGATAGTTCCTGCCTTCTTTTACCAACCCAAACACAAAGACTGCAT GCTCCTCCGGGAACAATGGATTCGAGCCAAGTACGAGAGGAAGGAGTTCCTGTGTGTGGAGAGGCAGGAGCCCTACTCTGCAG GATACAGAGAGGGGTTCCTATGGAAACGAGGCAGAGACAATGGACAGTACCTCAGCCGAAAATTCATCCTGTCCGAACGGGAGGGTGTTCTGAAGTACTTCAACAAGCACGAT GCCAGAGAGCCCAAAGCGATAATGAAGATAAATACAGTGAATGCCACGTTCCAGCCGACTAAAATCGGCACAGCTCATGGCCTGCAGATAACCTATCTGAAGGACAACAGCACcaggaatgtgtttgtttaccacGAGGATGGAAAG GAAATGGTGGACTGGTTCAACGCCATCCGAGCAGCCAGGTTTCACTACCTGCAGGTGGCTTTTCCTGTGGCTCCCCTGTCTGTT TTGTTGCCGAAGCTAACCAGGAACTACATAAGGGAGGGTTACATGGAGAAGACTGGTCCAAAG CACACGGAGGGCTTCAAGAAGAGGTGGTTCACTCTGGACGACAGGAGGCTCATGTACTTCAAAGTTCCACTG GATGCTTATGCACGAGGCGAGGTGTTCGTTGGCAGTAAGGAGAACGGCTACAGTCTGCTGCCTGAGCTCCCTGCCAACACTCAGGGCTACCACTGGCAGTTTGGAATCACCATCGTGACCCCGGAGAGGAATTTCCTCTTTACGTGCGAGACTGAAGAGAATCAGAAAGACTGGCTGGTTGAATTTCAAAGGATTATCAACAGACCAATGCTGCCTCAGGAGTATGCag TTGAGGcctattttaaacacaaaccaTGA
- the LOC118123639 gene encoding arf-GAP with dual PH domain-containing protein 1 isoform X2, whose translation MSKHLLLRLLREQWIRAKYERKEFLCVERQEPYSAGYREGFLWKRGRDNGQYLSRKFILSEREGVLKYFNKHDAREPKAIMKINTVNATFQPTKIGTAHGLQITYLKDNSTRNVFVYHEDGKEMVDWFNAIRAARFHYLQVAFPVAPLSVLLPKLTRNYIREGYMEKTGPKHTEGFKKRWFTLDDRRLMYFKVPLDAYARGEVFVGSKENGYSLLPELPANTQGYHWQFGITIVTPERNFLFTCETEENQKDWLVEFQRIINRPMLPQEYAVEAYFKHKP comes from the exons ATGAGTAAACATCTGCTGCTCAG GCTCCTCCGGGAACAATGGATTCGAGCCAAGTACGAGAGGAAGGAGTTCCTGTGTGTGGAGAGGCAGGAGCCCTACTCTGCAG GATACAGAGAGGGGTTCCTATGGAAACGAGGCAGAGACAATGGACAGTACCTCAGCCGAAAATTCATCCTGTCCGAACGGGAGGGTGTTCTGAAGTACTTCAACAAGCACGAT GCCAGAGAGCCCAAAGCGATAATGAAGATAAATACAGTGAATGCCACGTTCCAGCCGACTAAAATCGGCACAGCTCATGGCCTGCAGATAACCTATCTGAAGGACAACAGCACcaggaatgtgtttgtttaccacGAGGATGGAAAG GAAATGGTGGACTGGTTCAACGCCATCCGAGCAGCCAGGTTTCACTACCTGCAGGTGGCTTTTCCTGTGGCTCCCCTGTCTGTT TTGTTGCCGAAGCTAACCAGGAACTACATAAGGGAGGGTTACATGGAGAAGACTGGTCCAAAG CACACGGAGGGCTTCAAGAAGAGGTGGTTCACTCTGGACGACAGGAGGCTCATGTACTTCAAAGTTCCACTG GATGCTTATGCACGAGGCGAGGTGTTCGTTGGCAGTAAGGAGAACGGCTACAGTCTGCTGCCTGAGCTCCCTGCCAACACTCAGGGCTACCACTGGCAGTTTGGAATCACCATCGTGACCCCGGAGAGGAATTTCCTCTTTACGTGCGAGACTGAAGAGAATCAGAAAGACTGGCTGGTTGAATTTCAAAGGATTATCAACAGACCAATGCTGCCTCAGGAGTATGCag TTGAGGcctattttaaacacaaaccaTGA